The genomic segment CCCTTGTCACTGCGCCTTTTGTTATTTTCTCACAAGACACTTCTGGAAGAGTTGTTGATGAATTTCTGACAAAACCTGGAGACTTTACCTTTACAAGACCCTTAGGAGAGGATATATAACCTAAATTTTTTGAGCAGGAGAATAGAGATTATAGTTATAAAATCAAACGAGTGATTTAATTAAATAAGATTTGATGAATATATTATAGGGATTGTTATTCTTCGGGATACCTTTCAGAGATACTACGGATAACATCAAGAATGGAAAAAAAGACATCTATCATCTCGGGGTCAAACTGTTTACCCTTTTCCTTTTCAAAAGTTTCGAGAATTTTTGCTTCATCCCAGGCTTCTTTATATACCCTTTGAGAAGATAAGGCGTCGTATACATCGGCAATAGCAACTACCCGCCCAAATGGCGGGATTTCTTCTCCTTTTTTTCCACTTGCCTTTCCATTTGAGGTTTCATATCCAGGGATCGGTTTCCCGGTGGAATAGTTAATATGACCCGGATAGCCGTTGCTATCCCATCGTTCATGGTGGTTTAATGCTACAATAAAGGCTGCCTCATCAAAGTCTGAACGGGCATCGGTAAATAGTCTTGCCCCGAGGTAGGTATGCTGTTTTATAATCTCGTACTCATCACTGTCAAGTTTCCCAGGTTTTCTTAAGATCGTATCTGAAATCGCAACCTTGCCCACATCATGGAGAATCGCAGCCATTCTCAGAACATCCTTGTTTTTTTCTATCTGATCCTGTGGGATGCTTCTTTGAGTTGCCCATGCATCGTAGATTTCAACAGCATATGAGGCCACACGGTTAACATGCGCACCAGTTTCTTTTGGATCTCTCAACTCTGCCATCTTTATCATACGGAGAATAATAGTTCTTGTCATCTGTGCCCTTTCAATGGCAATGGCAGCATTATTTGCAATATGCATGACGAGAGGCTCGTCCTCTTTGGAAAATCCTATGATATTATTCATTTTATCTTTCGCATTGATCAGCTGTAACACTCCGATGATTTCCCCTCGGTTATTTCTAAGGGGAAAGGTCAGCATAGATTGTGTACGATATTTGGATATACGGTCATACGATTTGTCGAAGTAGTAAGGGATACCTTCCGGGAGTTCATAGGCATCGGACATGTTAAGCATTTCTCCTGTACTGGCAACGTAGCCTGCAATTGACCGGTTATTTATAGGTATTGAAAATGTAGAATATATCAATTTTTTACCAGGTGGCAACCTTTTCTGAAGGGTGTCGTTCTGTGTATACCTAAACTTCAGCCTGTTATCTTCTTTTATATATATAGAGCCGGCATCAGCATTAACAAAACCCCTGGCTTTTGTGAGTATATGTTCAAGTAGTAAGTCGATATCCCTGACCTGGGTAACTTCAAGTCCTAAATTGATAATCTCGGTTAGTTTTTGTTTCTCGTTAAACATGGCCTTCTCCTTTTAAGAGGTGTCTATGTATTATCCATAACTGTCATTTTTTCTTAAGTATCTCATCCATAATGCGCCCAGCAGGATTCGAACCTGCAGCCTCTGGATTCGTAGTCCAACGCTCTGTCCATTTGAGCTATGGACGCAACAGTTTACAGAAGCATACACTAAAACTGTAGTAAAACTGTAGTAAATTATCATTAACTTACTATCTTTTTCAATGCCCCGGTCATTTTTTCTATTGCTCCCAAGCTTACACGCAAACTTTCTGAGTCGTGGTGTGTATACCTCCTTGTCGATTTTAAGTCTTTATGCCCCATATACTTGGCTATGGTATGATGTAAGATGGATTTAGTGGACACCAAAGTTGTGATAAAATAATATGACGGAGGTGTCAGCATGGAAAGGATTCCAAAAGGTATCTACACAAAGGAGCTTCCCGAGGAAGCTGTCAAGTTGGTAACAGAGGGCGGGTTAACTGTACCGGAAGTGGGACGCAGATTATCAATTGCCCCTTCAACAATTCGGTACTGGGTTAAGGCGAGCGGTGAAGGCAAGCTTCAGAAAGTTGGCATGCAGCAGAGACCGCTTACAGAGGTAGAAATGGAACTTGCCCGGGTCAAACGGGAGCTGGCTATAATAAAGATGGAGCATGATTTCTTAAAAAAAGCAGCCGCGTACTTTGCCAAGGAGTCGCTGCCAGGTACGCGATCATGAGGCAGATGCGACTCACGTATCCAATACCGATGATGCGCCGCATATTAGACGTATCACCAAGCGGATACTACAAATGGCTCAATCGTCCACCCTCAAAACGATCTCAGCAGGAGGGAAGACTGGAGATAGAGATACGTGCTGCACACAAAAGGACCCGTGAGACCTGCGGGCCCGAAAGGTTACAGCGTGACCTTGCGGAACACGGGGTGAAGGTAGGCATCTGCCGGATCAGGCGCATC from the Pseudomonadota bacterium genome contains:
- a CDS encoding HD domain-containing protein; amino-acid sequence: MFNEKQKLTEIINLGLEVTQVRDIDLLLEHILTKARGFVNADAGSIYIKEDNRLKFRYTQNDTLQKRLPPGKKLIYSTFSIPINNRSIAGYVASTGEMLNMSDAYELPEGIPYYFDKSYDRISKYRTQSMLTFPLRNNRGEIIGVLQLINAKDKMNNIIGFSKEDEPLVMHIANNAAIAIERAQMTRTIILRMIKMAELRDPKETGAHVNRVASYAVEIYDAWATQRSIPQDQIEKNKDVLRMAAILHDVGKVAISDTILRKPGKLDSDEYEIIKQHTYLGARLFTDARSDFDEAAFIVALNHHERWDSNGYPGHINYSTGKPIPGYETSNGKASGKKGEEIPPFGRVVAIADVYDALSSQRVYKEAWDEAKILETFEKEKGKQFDPEMIDVFFSILDVIRSISERYPEE